The segment GCGGGCGACGGCTGGCACGCCCATCCCACCCAGGCGCTGCTGGATGCAGTGACCCTGCGCCGGGCCTGGAGTGGCGATTTCGGCGGCAAGACCCTGCTTATTCTTGGCGATATCGCCCACAGCCGGGTGGCGCGTTCCAATGTGAATCTGCTGACACGCCTGGGCGTGAATGTGCGCCTCTGTGCTCCCAGGACCCTGCTCCCCCCCAAGGTGGAAACCTGGCCGGTGGAGGTCTACTCCGACCTGAACAAGGCCGTGAAGGACGTGGACGCCGTGATGTGCCTGCGCCTGCAGCTGGAACGCCAGCAGGACGGGCTGCTCCCGAGCCTGCGCGAGTACTCCCGTGAATACGGGCTGGGCAAGCGGCATCTTCTGAACGCCCATGGCGGAGCCGTGGTCCTGCATCCCGGCCCCATCAACCGCGGCGTGGAGATCGCCTCCGAACTGGCGGACATGGGCGAGAGCCTGATTCTGGACCAGGTCGAGTCCGGCGTGGCCACGCGCATGGCGCTGCTGTTTTTGTTCCTGACCCGCAAAGACCAGGGAGGCGAGCGTGTCTAATCCCGATTTCGTGATTCGCGGCGCCAAGTGGCAGGGCGAGGCCATGGACCTGCTTGTGGCTGATGGCAAGATCATGGAGATGAGGCCCACGGGCGGCTCCATTGCCGAGGGCGTGGAAAAGATTCCTGCCAATGGCGCACTGTTGCTGCCTGCATTGACCGATGCCCATGTGCACCTGCGCGAGCCGGGCTTCGAGTGGAAGGAAGATATCGCCTCGGGCCTCTTGGCTGCGGCCCATGGTGGTTTTGCCAATATCATGTGCATGGCCAATACCGACCCGGTCAACGACGAGGTCAGTGTCACGGAGATGATGCTCGACAAGGCCCGTCTGGCCTGGCCCGATGGCCCGCGTCTGTTCCCCGTGGCTGGATTGACCAAGGGCTTGAAGGGCCAGCAGCTGACCAATCTGGCCGAGATGCATCGCGCCGGGTGCAAGGCTGCGTCCAACGACGGACTGCCCGTGCACAATACCGAATTGTTTCGTAATGCCGTGGAATACGCCGCCAACTGGGGCATGGTGGTCATCGATCATTGCGAGGACCCGGATATGGCCCCCGGAGCCGGAGTCAACGAGGGTGAACTCAGCTCGCGCCTGGGCCTGAAGGGTGCCCCCACTGCGGGTGAGGCCATTCAGGTGGCACGCGATATCCTGCTGGCCCAGTATCTGGATACCCCCATCCACGTGGCCCATGTTTCCTGCCGTCAGGCCGTGGAAATGCTGGCCGATGCCAAGCGTCGCGGGGTGCCCATTACCGCCGAGACCTGCCCGCATTATCTGCTGCTGACCGAAGACGCCGTGGAAGGCTACGACACTGCCGCCAAGGTCAATCCGCCGTTGCGGACCATGGATGATGTGTTGGCGATTCGTCAGGCCCTGAATGAGGGAGTCATTGATATTCTGGTCACGGACCATGCCCCCCATGCCGACCACGAAAAAGAAGTGCCCTTTGCCGAGGCCCCCTGTGGGATTTCCGGGTTGGATACAGCCTTGCCGCTGACCATGCGCATGGTGGACGAAGGCATCCTGGATATGGAGACCGCCATTCGTGCGTGGTGCCTGCGGCCCGCCGAGATTTTCGGACTGCCCTCCTGTGGCTTTGCTGCGGGTGACAGCGCTGATTTCGTGCTCTACGACCCAAGTGCTAGCTGGGAGGTCCGGCCCGAGCTGATGCGCTCCAAGGGCAAGAACACCCCGTTCATGGGGCAGACCATGCCCGGCAGGGTCAATGCCCTGTTTGTCGGCGGGCGCCGAATCGTTTGACGGTTGCCCCATCCATTCCTATAGTCGAAGATTCCTATGCACCGAATCCATATGGAGACGAATACATGAGTGACCCCTATAAAGAAGCTGTCAGCATCTGCAAAACCATCATGCGCAATGGCTACGACGCCTATGTCGTCAATGCCCGTATGCAGCATCTGGTGATGGAGGGCGGCGATGTCGAACTGGATATCGCCACTGACCTGGATTTCAAGGGCCTGGACAAGTTGTTCCCGGCCATCGAGCATTCCAAGGAACACCTGGCCATCGGCAAATTCGTCGAGGACGGTGTTTTGTTTCGGTTCTACCCCACGGATATCGAGGATGGTTCCCACCCCGAGGAATGCGTGGCCCGGATCACCCCGCGCCTGATGCGCAAGCTGGAAAGCACGGGTGAGATTCCGGCCAATCTGGCCTGCCCCTATATCCCCGAGAGCGAAGACCGCTACAAGGGCTTCGAGGATCTGGAAGGCGGTGAGGTCAAATTCAAGGGCATCCCCGACGATACCCTGCGCCGTGACTACCTGCGCGGCATTCGCGCCATGCGCTTTGCAGCCAACTTCGGCCTGCCCATCGAGCCCAATACCTGGACCGCCATCGTGCGTGGCTCCAAGCGGATGCTGGACTACATCGCCGTGTCCGACATTATGGACGAGTGGCGCAAGGTGGAAGCCGAGAACATGGCCGACTTCGTTCAGCTGCTGTTCGACTCCATGGTCCTGCATGGCCTGATCCCCGAAGTGGCAGCCCTGTCTCGTATCAAGCAAATGAAGAACGAGGATGAAGGCACCGAGGAAGAGACCGTGTTCGAGCATATGCTCAATGTCATGCGTTTCTACCCCGAGCATCTGCCCTATGACTGGATCGGGACCCTGTCCTGCATGTTCCACGATGTGGGCAAGCTCTATACCGCCGAATTTTTCGACGATCGCTGGACCTTCTACCAGCACCATCGCGTGGGCGCCAAGATTACCCGCAAGATCATGAATCGTCTGCGATTTGACCCTAACGATACTGATTTGATCTGCCACCTGGTGCGCCATCACAAGCGTTTCGGGTTCATGCTCACGGACAAGGGCATCCGTCGCTTCAAGGCGCTGGATGAGTACCCCCGCCTGATCGAGTTGGAGCGCGCTGGCGTCAAGGCACGTGGCGGCAACTACACCGAGTTCAACCACAACACCAAGATGCTGGAACGCGCCGATATCCCCGAGGATATGCTGGAGCCGCTCTTGAACGGCAACGAGATCATGGATTTCGCAGGCCTCAACCCCGGCCCCGCCGTGGGAATCATCCGCGATGCCTTGCTCCAGGCCCAGATTGCCGGAGAGGTGGGCACCGTGCCAGATGCCGTGGAGTTCTGCATACGCTACAAGGAACGCGAAGGTTTGTCATAGCGCAGGCTGTTGAAAAACAGCCATCTGCTTTGTTGCTGCGAGCCATTTGAAATCTCACGTATGGTTTCAATACGCATCGATTTCAAATGGCTCTTGCGCCTAGCATCTGTCCCTTTTTGAACAGCCTGAATAGGTTGGTTCATGTGTTTCAGAAAAGTTGAAGGCCTCGCGGATGTTGAATACGCGTCGGCCTTCATTTTTTTTGCGCCGCGTATCCTGCTGTTTATGGGCAGCTAAAACAGCAATAAATGAAAGGCGATAAATGTCCTGCATGGTCGTTTCGCATGATCGGGAAGGACGACAATCGAGTATCATTATCCTTAAACGCTTTACGATCATCGCGAGAAACGATACACACACTCCCCCGGCAGGGACTATTTGTTCTTTGCTGGAAGTCGATGTGAATCCTCTCCGGTGTCGTTCTCCCATGCAGTTGTTGACCATAGGGCGCATTATGTCGTCGGTCCCTGCTTCGGGTTTTACCGGGGTTAAACGATTATCCATCTTCGGCAAGCGCCGAAAGCGAAAGACCATGAAGAACCTGTGCAACATGAGCCTGGACCAGCTGCGTGACCTTGTCACCGGACTGGGAGAACCCGCCTACCGCGCTGAGCAGGTGTGGCAATGGGTGTGGGACAAGGGTGTGCAACGGATCGAGGAGATGACCAATCTCTCCAAGGATTTGCGGACCAAGCTCGCACAGGCCGGGGAAATCCGCTGGCCCGAGATCGCCGAGATCCTGGTCTCCTCGGACACCACCGTGAAGTTCATGTTGCGTCTGGATGACGGCGCCTTGGTGGAGACTGTTCTCATTCCCGAACGCACGCACACCACCCAGTGCCTGTCTACGCAGGTGGGCTGTGCCATGGGCTGCAGCTTCTGCTCCACTGGCGACATGGGCTTCACGCGCAATATGACCATGGCCGAAATCCTGGGCCAGGTACTGGTGGCTCGCCAGTATCTGAAGGACCAGGGCCGCGAGATCAAGGAACTCCGCAATCTCGTGTTCATGGGCATGGGCGAGCCCCTGTTAAATCTTGATGAACTGATGCGCAGCCTGGCTGTACTGAACAGCGAAACAGGCCTTGGGTTTTCTTCACGCAGGATCACCGTCTCCACGGTGGGGGTCCTCAAAGGATTGGAGGTGCTCGGAGATAGTGGGCTTGCTATGCTCGCCGTCTCGTTGCATGCGCCGACCCAACAGTTGCGTGAACAGATCATGCCCACGGCAGCCAAGGCCGTTCCCCTGGACGAGCTGATGCCCGTGCTGGACCGCTATCCCCTGCGGCCCCGCCAGCGCATCACCTACGAGTACATCATGCTCAAAGGGGTCAACGATAAGCCCGAGCATGCCAAGGGGCTGGTCCGACTACTGGGACAGCGCAAGGCCAAGGTCAATCTGATTGCCTACAATGCCGGCCCCGATGCCCCTTATCAGGCCCCGGCGCGTATGGAGATCCTGACGTTCGAGAAGATTCTGCACGTCAAGGGTCTGACCGCCACGATTCGCTCCAGCAAGGGACAGGATATCAGTGCCGCCTGCGGACAACTCAAGGCGGATTATATTCGAAGACAGCTTGAGGGCTGTGACCAAAAGGACACCAAGTAATGATACGACCCGATTTCGAGAAAATGGACGGATTGATCCCGGCCATCGCCCAGGATGCCGAGACTGGCGAAATCCTGATGATGGCCTATATGAATGAGCTGGCCTGGGACAAGACCCTGGAGACCGGCGAGGCCCATTACTGGAGCCGCTCCCGCCAGACCCTATGGCATAAGGGCGGTACGAGCGGCCATACCCAGAAGATCAAGTCCATTCGTATCGATTGTGACGACGACACGCTCGTGCTGTTGATTGACCAGATCGGCGGAGCCGCCTGTCACAAGGGCTATCGCTCCTGTTTTTTCCGTGAACTCAAGGATGGCGAGGTCAGTACCTGTTCGCCGCTCGTTTTCGATCCCAAGGAGGTCTACAAATAATGTCTGACACCAACGAACCGATCCTCAAATTCGGTATTCCCAAGGGCTCCCTTCAGGACGCCACCATCGCTCTTCTGGAAAAGGCTGGCTGGAAGATCCGCCAGTACCATCGCAACTACTTCCCGGATGTGAACGACAAGGAGCTCAAGATCTCCATGTGCCGCGCCCAGGAAATGTCGCGCTACGTCTCCGACGGCACCCTGGACCTGGGGCTGACCGGTAAGGACTGGATTCAGGAGAACGAGTCGGACGTGCACGTGGTCTCCGACCTGATCTATTCCAAGGTCTCCAACCGCACCGCGAGCTGGGTTCTGGCTGTTGCCGGTGATTCCCCCTACCAGCGTCCCGAAGACCTGGCTGGCAAGAAGATCTCCACCGAGCTGGTGGGCTGCACCAAGCGCTACTTCGAGAACGCGGGTATCCCCGTGGAAGTGGAATACTCCTGGGGCGCCACCGAGGCCAAGGTTGTTGAAGGCCTGTGCGACGGTATTGTGGAGGTCACCGAGACCGGAACCACCATCAAGGCTCACGGCCTGCGCATCATTGCCGAGCTGATGCAGACCAACACGCGCATGATCGCCAACAAGGAAGCCATGGCCGACCCCTGGAAAAAGAAGAAGATCGACCAGATCAACATGCTTCTGACCGGCGCTCTGGATGCCGAGTCCCTGGTGGGCCTGAAGATGAACGTGCCCGGTGACAAGATGGACGACATCATGGACGAGCTGCCCTCGGCCAACTCCCCGACCATCGCGCACCTGCACAACTCCGACTGGCTGTCCGTGGAAATCGTGGTCGCCCAGTCCATCGTGCGTGACCTGATTCCCAAGCTGCATGCCAAGGGTGCTCAGGCTATTATTGAGTTCACTCTCAATAAAGTGATTTAGTCTGTCTCTGAAAAACGACCGTTTGCGGCGTTGCTTCGAAACGTTGAAACTCTTGCGTATGTCCATATA is part of the Desulfovibrio ferrophilus genome and harbors:
- a CDS encoding aspartate carbamoyltransferase catalytic subunit; translation: MHWAHKDLLDVSDLSTGDVERIFEAADSFLEINRRPVKKVPTLKGRSVVLFFAEPSTRTKTSFDMAAKRLSADSFSLSKSMSSLTKGESLKDTVLTLQAMNPDAIVMRHGVSGAAQFIAERLNCSVINAGDGWHAHPTQALLDAVTLRRAWSGDFGGKTLLILGDIAHSRVARSNVNLLTRLGVNVRLCAPRTLLPPKVETWPVEVYSDLNKAVKDVDAVMCLRLQLERQQDGLLPSLREYSREYGLGKRHLLNAHGGAVVLHPGPINRGVEIASELADMGESLILDQVESGVATRMALLFLFLTRKDQGGERV
- a CDS encoding dihydroorotase; translated protein: MSNPDFVIRGAKWQGEAMDLLVADGKIMEMRPTGGSIAEGVEKIPANGALLLPALTDAHVHLREPGFEWKEDIASGLLAAAHGGFANIMCMANTDPVNDEVSVTEMMLDKARLAWPDGPRLFPVAGLTKGLKGQQLTNLAEMHRAGCKAASNDGLPVHNTELFRNAVEYAANWGMVVIDHCEDPDMAPGAGVNEGELSSRLGLKGAPTAGEAIQVARDILLAQYLDTPIHVAHVSCRQAVEMLADAKRRGVPITAETCPHYLLLTEDAVEGYDTAAKVNPPLRTMDDVLAIRQALNEGVIDILVTDHAPHADHEKEVPFAEAPCGISGLDTALPLTMRMVDEGILDMETAIRAWCLRPAEIFGLPSCGFAAGDSADFVLYDPSASWEVRPELMRSKGKNTPFMGQTMPGRVNALFVGGRRIV
- a CDS encoding HD domain-containing protein, with the translated sequence MSDPYKEAVSICKTIMRNGYDAYVVNARMQHLVMEGGDVELDIATDLDFKGLDKLFPAIEHSKEHLAIGKFVEDGVLFRFYPTDIEDGSHPEECVARITPRLMRKLESTGEIPANLACPYIPESEDRYKGFEDLEGGEVKFKGIPDDTLRRDYLRGIRAMRFAANFGLPIEPNTWTAIVRGSKRMLDYIAVSDIMDEWRKVEAENMADFVQLLFDSMVLHGLIPEVAALSRIKQMKNEDEGTEEETVFEHMLNVMRFYPEHLPYDWIGTLSCMFHDVGKLYTAEFFDDRWTFYQHHRVGAKITRKIMNRLRFDPNDTDLICHLVRHHKRFGFMLTDKGIRRFKALDEYPRLIELERAGVKARGGNYTEFNHNTKMLERADIPEDMLEPLLNGNEIMDFAGLNPGPAVGIIRDALLQAQIAGEVGTVPDAVEFCIRYKEREGLS
- the rlmN gene encoding 23S rRNA (adenine(2503)-C(2))-methyltransferase RlmN — protein: MKNLCNMSLDQLRDLVTGLGEPAYRAEQVWQWVWDKGVQRIEEMTNLSKDLRTKLAQAGEIRWPEIAEILVSSDTTVKFMLRLDDGALVETVLIPERTHTTQCLSTQVGCAMGCSFCSTGDMGFTRNMTMAEILGQVLVARQYLKDQGREIKELRNLVFMGMGEPLLNLDELMRSLAVLNSETGLGFSSRRITVSTVGVLKGLEVLGDSGLAMLAVSLHAPTQQLREQIMPTAAKAVPLDELMPVLDRYPLRPRQRITYEYIMLKGVNDKPEHAKGLVRLLGQRKAKVNLIAYNAGPDAPYQAPARMEILTFEKILHVKGLTATIRSSKGQDISAACGQLKADYIRRQLEGCDQKDTK
- the hisI gene encoding phosphoribosyl-AMP cyclohydrolase; this translates as MIRPDFEKMDGLIPAIAQDAETGEILMMAYMNELAWDKTLETGEAHYWSRSRQTLWHKGGTSGHTQKIKSIRIDCDDDTLVLLIDQIGGAACHKGYRSCFFRELKDGEVSTCSPLVFDPKEVYK
- the hisG gene encoding ATP phosphoribosyltransferase; protein product: MSDTNEPILKFGIPKGSLQDATIALLEKAGWKIRQYHRNYFPDVNDKELKISMCRAQEMSRYVSDGTLDLGLTGKDWIQENESDVHVVSDLIYSKVSNRTASWVLAVAGDSPYQRPEDLAGKKISTELVGCTKRYFENAGIPVEVEYSWGATEAKVVEGLCDGIVEVTETGTTIKAHGLRIIAELMQTNTRMIANKEAMADPWKKKKIDQINMLLTGALDAESLVGLKMNVPGDKMDDIMDELPSANSPTIAHLHNSDWLSVEIVVAQSIVRDLIPKLHAKGAQAIIEFTLNKVI